From Hypomesus transpacificus isolate Combined female chromosome 3, fHypTra1, whole genome shotgun sequence:
AATCTAGTGTCTTATCTTAACAAACTGCTCCAATAAAGTatatgcacacatttcaaacatgTTTAACAGTGATGTGATACATTTGtgaaaatgcatttgtcaaTGTAGTGTGCAGCAGCTCATCAAACAATCAAATAAGCTTTCTGAATCCAAACATAAATGCATGCCAAAGGACACAGTAAGGCTGTGTACAAACTGAAAAACAACAGTTACCTTTTATTGGTTTCCTTAGAATATCCATGTTTTGTTTTCTACTgtattttctttccttctttgtcTTGCTAGAGACATTTCAGAGTCGAGAGTGAGCATTTTACCATCAATAGGGCTGGAGTTTGTTGAGAAACTTCTAGCTGAAAACACTTGGGCCCTTAAGAAACTACCACCCCTCGAAGCCTTTCAGCATCTGCAGAGTGCTCAATTAACCTACCCGAGCCACTGCTGCGGACTCCAAAAGATGAAACGGTGGAGAGGGTGAGTTCCACATGCCGTCAGAGGTTTCCCACGCTCTACTTTGCATGCAGATTCTTCTGCATCCTGCTTTTTAGGTTTGTTCCAGAAAGCATCAATTTTATAGCCTGCCTCTTAAGAAAATATCCTGAAAAACTTCTGTTTGCAAAAGGTCTTCTTTACACATTCAGTGTTTATCCTGCAGAAATGTACACATTTAAGTCCATCCTAAATAGTTCCAATGGTTTTGGGTTACCTTAAGGAAATTCCAATGATTGCACCTCCCAACTAATTCCAATGTACTATAATGGTGAAGAAATACACCACTATTGAAGTGTAGTCCAACTCTTGTTTAAGAGATGCATGGCTGCCCTATCATTGCATGCATCATGCCACTTGATGGAGAGAAAAATCTTGCCAAATTCCTGGAGGCTGGAAAGACCTATAGTCTTCAACTGGTGTATAATACATTGTTTAATTACTATTATCAACCGTGAAGGAAATACATCAGCACAATTTGCCATTATATTTTATAAGTTACTGTTGGTTACAGAATTTACTAGACATTTAATTAATCAAAGAAATTAGATGAATGTATACCCATATGTCAAATCAAAAATCAATCAGCTTTATGAAGCTTCCACAGAAATAGGGTGAGAGCCTCAAGATGCAGCGTGCTTGGTGTACAGGAAAATTCAGTGTTCATGGCCATTCATCCAGGGCTGGTTTGTAATTTGTCCCTAATTGTATTGATATTGTGGTCGAAGAATTCTAgaaaatcattgggagagagatctgtacTAACACCATGTGTACtgttcttagtgagttttgtaACGGTATCAAATAGGAATTTAGCGTGGGATGATTTTTattaatcaacttagagaagtATTCTGATCTGAAgtcctgatgaggacttgcttgtactccatttggctgtccttccaggccaggcggaaaacctccaatttagtggtacgccacttacgttCTAGTTTTCTAGTGGACTttttgagagtgcgggtttcctctgagaACCATGGAGCCAATTTATTTTCCTGGGTTTGAGTGGGGAGTCTAGCGatagctgaagaaccaaattcagatccctagTTTTTGTATTTAGTGATTTATTTGGGACATAAAGTGCCTCTAGTGCTGctggtagaatactagccagttccagagctgtgtttggggttatGTCATGGCTAGTAGACATCTTCTGAGTGCCTCCAGGGCTCTGGCATAGTTCCATTTTGAAGGtaaccaggcagtggtctgataatgtAGGATTATGAGGGTGGACAAAAAGGTCGGTAATCTCAATTCCCTGTGTAAGAtctaatgtatgcgagtgaagatgggtaggtttggaAAGCACCTGTGAGGCCCGTGGAATCAATGAGAGCAGTGAAGGCCTCACTTAAAGAATCTTTTAGGTCATCTACGTGAATTTTAAAGTCCCCCATAATTAGGATGTTATCAGTACacgtcacaagatcagcactcaAATCTGCAAATTCCTCTAGGAAGAGGGAATACGGGCCTGGGGGGCGTTAGAGTGTGGCtatacaaaattaaggaggagggacaggagtaGTAGCATTATTCCTCTTTAATGTAGTTGGTCTAAGTCAGAACACATCTCTAGTTTTCATCTGACCACAATGTGCTCCAATGTTGCTTTAATGGAATTCCACAAAGATGTTGTTGGCGTCATCAGAACCTTTGACAAACTTTGATTTAAATGCATGGGAGGTGCCTCTGTAGTTGGTGTAGTTTAATTCAGCAGCTGGGaggtaaacaaatacaaaagcaTAAAGTtaataagaacattttaaaacacagaATATGGATTGACAAGTTTTCACCGCAACATTGGTCCTGGTCACCAAATCAACTAAGCGACATCATAATCACTGGCTGCATTACTGGCGCTGCACTAGTTAATGCTGAAGCAGAAAATGTCTTTTTAGACAGTTATGTCCTTCAAACTTTATGGCCACAATTTGATGAGGCCCTTTCCTGTTTCGgcgtgtatttgtatgtgtgtgtgtgtgtgtgcgccgttttcggtagagtgaagtgcctctGTACCTGGACTCATCATTTCATTTTTAAACTGGGTCAAACTGACTTTAACAAAAATGTGTTCCTCAATTGAGTGTTTCAGGATGAAAAAATACAAACCCAGATGCATCCAAATGGATTCAATTAAATTCCATCCAATCTTTTGGATGGAATATGGAATTTTTCTTTACAAAAAGTAATGGAACTTTCAGTTATTGGACTGTAAACCCTTATAATTTGTCATCTCTGATATTTTAGACATGTGGAGCTAGGTATTTGCAATCTGACCAATGGTGGAGTACAACAGATATCCATGAGGTCTGCAGTGGCTCCATCTGTGGAGTACCAGAGTCTGAGGTCTGTTTCCCTGGATCCGCATCAGATCAACAGGAGCCGTCCACATGCAACCGTCAGTCCATACAACGAGTACAACTACGACACCTACGACTGTCTAACGGAGGAATGTATGAAGGACATTTTCGTGGAGTTTCCTACAGAGCATCTGGATGAAGGCTTTGATTACACCCTGTGCGACGACGACAAGCTGGACCAGGGTGTCATTTGCCTCCCCAAGCCAGATGCCTTCAACCCCTGTGAAGACGTCATGAGCCTGGGCTTCCTCAGGGTGTCCCTGTGGGTCGTTAGCTCCTTAGCCATCCTGGCTAACCTTCTGGTGTTGCTCATTCTGCTGTCCAGCCACAGCAAGCTGACGATCACTCGCTTCCTCATCTGCAACCTGGCATTTGCGGACTTCTGCATGGGGATGTACCTGCTGCTCATTGCCTCCGTTGACTGGTACACGCGCTCCCAGTATTACCACTATGCCATTGCCTGGCAGACGAGTCCTGGTTGCCACCTCGCTGGGGCGCTCACCGTCTTTGCGAGTCAGCTTTCCGTTTACACGTTGACAGCCATTACCCTCCAGCGCTGGCATGTCATTATCTTCGCCATGAGCCCACAACACCGGCTGCGGCTACGCCATGCGTTGGTGGTGATGCTAGTGGGTTGGGTTCTCTGTTTGCTGCAAGCCTTCTTGCCCTTAGTCGGTGTAAGCAGTTACCAGAGGGTAAGCATCTGTCTACCCATGGATATTGAGACACATGCCGCTCGCATCTACGTGGTCTCCGGGCTAGTGGTCAATGTACTGGCGTtcatggtggtgtgtgtttgctatGTGCACATCTACTGCATGGTCCATAATCCACAGCACCAGTCCAGCAGAGGAGATGCCAGCATGGCTAAACGTATGGCTGTACTTATTTTCACCAATTTCTTATGCCTGGCCCCGATTTCTTTTTACGGCCTCTCTGCTACCCTGCACCGACCGCTCATCACAGTTACTGATTCCAAGGTCTGCCTTTTTTGTGGTTTTAAACGAACAATTCATGATTCAAGTTTTTCATATTTAAAAGAGTATATAGACAACAGTATCCCCTGTTTGATGACTTTACAGCACTGTGCATTTCTTTTCATATTATCACTTATCTAAGGGGGATTCATTTTCCACTTTTTATTCACTGAATTTGTTTGTTCATCTTTTTTCCCAACAGGTATTGTTGGTGCTGATTTACCCCCTGAACTCCTGTGCCAACCCATTCCTCTATGCCATCCTTACACGGGCTTTTCACACAGACGTCTTTTTATTGCTGAGCAAGATGGGCATCTGTCGGAGCAAGGCCCAGCTCTACCGAGAACAACTAGTCATTGGCAGGTTCCAGAGCTCCAAACCATGTGCCGTTAAGTCCAAGTAAACCTCGCCAACTCTTTTTTGAGAATTTACAAAAGTTCAACAGCACTCAGTTGAGATATATCGTGCTGGCCTAAATATGGTTTTGTTGAGCATACCTGCTATGCTAAAGCTCTGCTTGCTTTCTGGCTCAGGAAAATTCGAAATCACAAAGAATGAATATCCTTTGTTATTAAATTGTGACTATATCCATTAGCTTGAACACATTAGGCATTGCCAAGCTATAATTGTGTACATTTTATGATGCTTACCTTTGTGGTTAAAGTTCATTTTAACATACATTATCAGTTGCTGTTTTAACATTGTGGAGCTCAATGGCAATTTCAGATCTTCACCCAATGCATTTTTTAAAGACTGGACAGCCAGTCTGTTTAGTTAATGGGAATGCCTTAGGAAACCTGTTTAAATGTTGACATAGCTCTTCCTATTCTTATCTCTACAAAATATCCTGGAATTGTGAATCAAAATTTAGATaacagtacatttattttctttgaAATAAAACTTTTAGTTGTCATTAGTTATTCATGTAAGACTCATTTTATTGACATCAAAGTTGGCATGGTAGGTGATTTTGCCCCGATGCAGGTTGTCAAGTTAGCAACAATAGTGCAAAATACCCGTTAACATCCATTTGTAGACCTTTAATAAATTCAAGGGCAGCTGTTCATACAGTATCTTACACAAATTAGTAGCAGATGGACATTAAACATTACATGTCAAATTTACACAACAAATACCTGAATTTATTTTTACAACTATTACAACTATTCAAGCACATGCTGACCATTTTGAAATGAGAGGATTCAGGATTTTACAGTGTTAAGGCATTATTTCACAAGTAACTTTTTAGTTTGTTTCCAGAGGAAGAATTAAA
This genomic window contains:
- the LOC124462162 gene encoding thyrotropin receptor-like, which translates into the protein MLSIMNSDSFGFCPPFCDCTNWDIRTISCFKIEVLPSFHPSTTHLWLEETRLSSIPPDAFANMVNISHIYIFDDESLKLLDRHSFHNLPKASHIEIRSLRTLSHIDREAFKDLPHLKYLEISNTGLLSFPELGHIHSSQEELILDISDNPFITVLPANAFNGISESTITLMLNRNGLTEIQAFAFNESRLEEVNLKRNVDLVRMDEKAFAGVISGPVILDISESRVSILPSIGLEFVEKLLAENTWALKKLPPLEAFQHLQSAQLTYPSHCCGLQKMKRWRGHVELGICNLTNGGVQQISMRSAVAPSVEYQSLRSVSLDPHQINRSRPHATVSPYNEYNYDTYDCLTEECMKDIFVEFPTEHLDEGFDYTLCDDDKLDQGVICLPKPDAFNPCEDVMSLGFLRVSLWVVSSLAILANLLVLLILLSSHSKLTITRFLICNLAFADFCMGMYLLLIASVDWYTRSQYYHYAIAWQTSPGCHLAGALTVFASQLSVYTLTAITLQRWHVIIFAMSPQHRLRLRHALVVMLVGWVLCLLQAFLPLVGVSSYQRVSICLPMDIETHAARIYVVSGLVVNVLAFMVVCVCYVHIYCMVHNPQHQSSRGDASMAKRMAVLIFTNFLCLAPISFYGLSATLHRPLITVTDSKVLLVLIYPLNSCANPFLYAILTRAFHTDVFLLLSKMGICRSKAQLYREQLVIGRFQSSKPCAVKSK